A stretch of Rhododendron vialii isolate Sample 1 chromosome 4a, ASM3025357v1 DNA encodes these proteins:
- the LOC131324867 gene encoding uncharacterized protein LOC131324867 — MKASSCPNLNRETTSFPNFFTLFQDPDCHDKNTTTLNKRPKIDRGDDTEATLNKRPKIDRGDDTEGSEASPFKDILSSFVSFDEMNEPGYLPDCWDQEDDQTLAKWPPSPNGSESNASVGSNQFNPASPGIHRDASKMSESTFDFFLNELEPPRFEHALGSLSTSPVVDPLYHEHYSRSSFKRFSSSALGPPSTMNLVRKPNNQERAITFFRNLNLVTNQERAQRSRPMSSTQLHHMISWRNRREKLIKSFQALQSLLPLGTKKDEASVLATTTDYLASLKAQVEELTKTSRDLEEKVQLLATKKEAADDHDHQEVISLFPDQRLDVRITHEAESTSQARVIGLQVVLRGECNVMDSVTRILEFMRQVENASLLSVEVDAPVVDSINPIDIVRLRLRIEVNFKMEARNMFPDDFSQQLAPPIELPRLTDQPRPSSSSTSLLSPLYQAKQAFTQIPSTSQFPSLETKEAIMTGAGTSQKPSAFKRFKPALGPSIMNITAGARKPNAQKRAITFFRFLSLTRIQGQKQGSRAMSRTRLHHMISERTRAQKLFDSFQALKSLLPPGTKKDKVSLLASTTDYLVSLKAQVDELDKRAKHLEEKVQLLTTKEDANDHQEESLSPNQRLDVRITEEAQALIIRLLSQTILHPNPHF, encoded by the exons atGAAAGCCTCCTCTTGTCCAAATCTCAACCGCGAGACCACCTCCTTCCCCAATTTCTTCACCTTATTCCAAGACCCAGACTGCCACGACAAAAACACCACAACCCTCAACAAGCGCCCAAAGATTGATCGCGGCGACGACACCGAAGCAACCCTCAACAAGCGCCCAAAGATTGATCGCGGCGACGACACCGAAGGCTCCGAAGCGTCGCCGTTCAAAGACATCCTCTCCTCCTTCGTCTCGTTTGACGAAATGAACGAGCCCGGATATCTTCCCGATTGTTGGGATCAGGAGGACGACCAAACACTAGCCAAATGGCCTCCGAGTCCAAACGGGTCGGAATCTAACGCTTCCGTCGGGTCAAACCAATTCAACCCCGCGTCCCCGGGGATCCATCGCGACGCTTCCAAAATGAGCGAATCCACGTTCGACTTCTTCCTCAACGAACTCGAGCCGCCTCGCTTTGAGCATGCATTGGGGTCCTTATCAACCTCACCAGTAGTTGATCCTCTATACCACGAACATTACAGCCGGAGTTCATTCAAGAGATTTAGCAGCTCGGCTTTAGGCCCCCCTTCAACCATGAATTTGGTTAGAAAGCCAAACAACCAGGAAAGAGCGATCACGTTCTTTAGAAACTTGAATTTGGTGACGAATCAAGAACGAGCGCAACGAAGCCGACCCATGTCAAGCACTCAGTTGCACCACATGATATCTTGGAGAAACAGGAGAGAGAAGCTTATTAAGAGCTTTCAAGCACTGCAATCACTTCTTCCTCTGGGAACAAAG AAAGATGAGGCATCTGTGCTTGCTACCACAACGGACTACTTAGCTTCTTTAAAAGCACAAGTTGAAGAGCTTACTAAAACAAGTAGAGATTTGGAAGAGAAAGTACAACTTCTGGctacaaaaaaagaagcagcagatGATCATGATCATCAAGAAGTGATCAGTCTCTTCCCAGATCAAAGGCTAGATGTCCGGATCACACACGAAGCAGAATCAACATCACAAGCCCGAGTGATCGGGCTGCAAGTGGTTTTGAGAGGAGAATGCAATGTGATGGATTCGGTGACGAGAATACTGGAGTTTATGAGACAAGTTGAAAACGCGAGCTTATTGTCCGTGGAAGTAGATGCCCCAGTGGTAGATTCAATTAATCCTATCGATATTGTGAGGTTGAGATTGAGAATTGAG GTTAACTTCAAAATGGAGGCGAGGAACATGTTCCCGGACGATTTCTCTCAACAATTAGCACCACCAATAGAGCTCCCACGTCTGACGGACCAACCCCGGCCTTCATCATCTTCAACCTCGTTACTCAGTCCTCTGTACCAAGCCAAACAAGCATTTACCCAAATCCCCAGTACTTCTCAATTTCCTTCACTTGAAACCAAAGAAGCAATAATGACAGGAGCCGGCACAAGCCAAAAGCCAAGTGCATTCAAGAGATTTAAACCTGCTTTGGGCCCTTCAATCATGAACATTACAGCTGGAGCTAGAAAGCCGAATGCCCAGAAACGAGCAATCACATTCTTTAGATTCTTGAGTTTGACCAGAATCCAAGGACAAAAGCAAGGAAGCCGAGCCATGTCAAGAACTCGATTGCACCACATGATATCTGAGAGAACAAGGGCACAGAAACTTTTCGACAGCTTTCAGGCATTGAAATCACTTCTTCCTCCGGGAACAAAG AAAGATAAGGTGTCTCTGCTTGCTAGCACAACGGACTACTTAGTTTCTTTGAAAGCACAAGTTGATGAGCTTGATAAGAGAGCTAAACATTTGGAAGAAAAAGTACAACTTTTGACTACGAAAGAAGATGCAAATGATCACCAAGAGGAGAGTCTCTCCCCAAATCAAAGGCTAGATGTTCGGATCACAGAAGAAGCACAAGCCCTTATAATCCGACTACTTAGCCAAACAATCCTTCACCCAAATCCCCACTTTTAA
- the LOC131324869 gene encoding F-box protein CPR1-like isoform X4 — protein MERWDLPNLPHEIVYDILSRLPVKPLCRFKSVSKPWLALITDPQFIKSHLHQSMKSNSNQKLMIIPPRCSHTFESFYALDYQAPDHSVADLKMLCKNSRVVDIRGSFNGVLLLDLLDGLCLWNPSVRMYQKFSRPKGTCAFRKYALGYDSINDDFKVVAAVCLINHALTNVHVFSSKLSSWKSIGDFGYSSYLQGPGSVLNGAPHWFLCGNTDMYSNIVCFDVMEEKLKEVPKPICEVNNFVSLGALGGWLCVVDNRLESHSDVWVMKEYGVKESWTKLFVVPNVPLNVAGEFFFHYFDLLCFTKDGEVVMRLKLETEELVKFVIYNPKKKTYKRMIGMPQDWKRFDVAVYVESLVSPHGCNSTRRHC, from the coding sequence ATGGAACGATGGGATTTGCCCAATCTTCCACACGAGATCGTCTACGACATCCTCTCAAGGCTACCCGTCAAGCCTCTGTGCCGCTTCAAATCGGTTTCCAAGCCATGGCTCGCTCTAATCACCGACCCCCAATTCATCAAATCTCACCTCCATCAATCCATGAAAAGCAACTCGAACCAGAAGCTGATGATCATCCCTCCTCGATGCTCCCACACTTTTGAATCTTTCTATGCCCTAGACTACCAAGCACCCGATCATTCCGTAGCCGACCTCAAAATGCTCTGTAAGAATTCTCGTGTTGTTGACATTCGGGGCTCATTCAATGGAGTCTTACTCTTAGATCTTCTTGATGGTTTATGTTTATGGAACCCATCAGTTAGAATGTATCAGAAATTTTCACGACCTAAGGGTACCTGCGCTTTTAGAAAGTATGCGCTTGGTTATGACTCTATTAATGATGATTTCAAGGTTGTTGCGGCTGTTTGCCTCATAAATCATGCCCTTACCAATGTTCATGTGTTTAGTTCTAAACTAAGCTCATGGAAGAGCATTGGAGACTTTGGTTACTCTAGTTATCTTCAAGGGCCGGGGAGTGTTCTGAATGGGGCACCGCATTGGTTTCTGTGTGGCAACACCGATATGTATTCCAATATTGTTTGCTTTGATGTTATGGAAGAGAAATTGAAGGAGGTGCCCAAGCCTATATGTGAAGTTAATAATTTTGTTAGTTTGGGGGCTTTGGGTGGATGGCTATGTGTTGTTGACAACCGTCTTGAGAGTCATTCCGATGTTTGGGTGATGAAGGAATACGGCGTGAAAGAATCTTGGACCAAGTTGTTTGTTGTACCCAATGTGCCACTAAATGTGGCAGGAGAGTTCTTTTTCCACTACTTTGACCTGCTGTGTTTCACCAAGGATGGAGAGGTTGTAATGAGGTTGAAGTTAGAGACAGAGGAGTTAGTGAAGTTTGTGATCTacaatccaaaaaagaaaacttacaaGAGGATGATTGGGATGCCTCAAGATTGGAAGCGGTTTGATGTTGCTGTATATGTGGAGAGTCTTGTTTCACCTCATGGCTGCAACAGCACTAGAAGGCACTGCTAA